The following coding sequences lie in one Pungitius pungitius chromosome 18, fPunPun2.1, whole genome shotgun sequence genomic window:
- the LOC119227063 gene encoding tumor necrosis factor receptor superfamily member 10B-like, giving the protein MNRCLPCTHCRSDEIRTAPCTTTTDTICQCRAGTFCVPDQACEVCKRCAKCKQGEEEVKKCTPFSNTECHKRDRSPTETPPGLPTTTAAAAGPADSVAPVWISLAAVAVAVAAAIFAWWLLVKRRPCATPCSGSHCDSREIVKIPIDESGATAEERQNDQNAGLEGEERRPESRPLLQETGMTKASPPLEDEDRGLGDSLPNTTSSSQTSLSALPTAASSSSGDPAHSPQQSPAAARPPPPPDTDDPLQHRLVPVQGSEKSLKKSFDLFDEYLDVRIHNKFFRLIGVSDNHIRIAEGGAPADKVYELLKSWMQRRGLKADINDLLEALLSMDQRRSAESIASAALQRGYYKHADAP; this is encoded by the exons ATGAACCGCTGCTTGCCCTGCACGCACTGCCGCTCAG ACGAGATTCGGACGGCTCCCTGCACCACAACCACGGACACCATCTGCCAGTGCCGAGCCGGCACCTTCTGCGTCCCGGACCAGGCCTGCGAAGTCTGCAAGCGCTGCGCCAA GTGtaagcagggggaggaggaggtgaagaagtgCACGCCGTTTTCCAACACCGAGTGTCACAAGCGGGACCGGTCCCCTACGGAGACCCCGCCGGGCCTCCCCACCacgaccgccgccgccgccggcccggcagacaGCG TTGCTCCCGTGTGGATCTCCCTCGCCGCCGTCGCCGTCGCCGTGGCTGCCGCCATCTTTGCTTGGTGGCTCTTGGTCAAGCGGCGCCCGTGCGCGACGCCCT GTTCGGGGAGCCACTGTGACTCCAGGGAGATCGTGAAGATTCCCATC GACGAGAGCGGCGCCACGGCCGAGGAGAGGCAGAACGACCAGAACGCCGGCCTGGAGGGCGAGGAGCGCCGCCCGGAGTCCCGCCCCCTGCTGCAGGAGACCGGGATGACCAAGGCCTCCCCTCCCCTGGAAGACGAGGACCGGGGGCTCGGAGACAGCTTGCCCAACACCACCAGCTCCTCTCAGACCAGCCTGTCGGCCCTGCccaccgccgcctcctcctcctccggggaCCCCGCGCACAGCCCCCAGCAGagccccgccgccgcccgcccgccgccgccgccagacACG GATGATCCTCTGCAGCATCGATTGGTGCCTGTACAAG GGTCCGAGAAGTCCCTGAAGAAGAGCTTCGACTTGTTCGACGAGTACCTGGACGTGCGGATCCACAACAAGTTCTTCAGGCTGATCGGCGTCAGCGACAACCACATCCGCATCGCCGAGGGCGGCGCCCCCGCCGACAAGGTGTACGAGCTGCTGAAGAGCTGGATGCAGCGGCGGGGGCTGAAGGCGGACATCAACGACCTGCTGGAGGCCCTGCTCAGCATGGACCAGCGGCGCTCCGCCGAGAGCATCGCCTCGGCGGCCCTGCAGAGGGGCTACTACAAGCACGCCGACGCGCCCTGA
- the LOC119226192 gene encoding lysosomal membrane ascorbate-dependent ferrireductase CYB561A3-like, whose protein sequence is MGPSGWFWFTYVPCLCLGLLCLLFVVFWSSYWHGGFAWDGSGLQFNWHPVLMVTGLVVLYGFAAVVFRVPFTWKQRKLPWKLVHGGLMLVALLLSVLGLCAVFDYHRASKIPDVYSLHSWVGLCTVALFASQWLLGLAGFLLPCSPPRLRRSLKPLHVWMGKAILILSLTSCISGITEELFFNLDGITGKSYSSLPVEAKFANALGLLLATFVLVVFGILSNKSWQRPETDGETVPIMLNENST, encoded by the exons ATGGGTCCGTCCGGGTGGTTCTGGTTCACCTACGTGCCGTGCCTGTGTCTGGGCCTGCTCTGTCTGCTCTTTGTGGTCTTCTGGAGCTCCTACTGGCACGGAGGCTTCGCCTGGGACGGCTCGGGTCTGCAGTTCAACTGGCACCCCGTCCTCATGGTGACCGGGCTGGTGGTTCTCTACGGCTTCG CGGCTGTGGTGTTTCGCGTGCCGTTCACCTGGAAGCAGAGGAAGCTCCCCTGGAAGCTGGTGCACGGCGGCCTGATGCTGGTGGCTCTGCTCCTGTCCGTCCTGGGCCTGTGTGCCGTGTTCGATTACCACAGGGCCTCAAAGATCCCCGACGTGTACTCCCTGCACAGCTGGGTGGGCCTCTGCACCGTGGCGCTGTTTGCCTCGCAG TGGCTCCTCGGCCTGGCCGGCTTCCTGCTCCCGTGCTCCCCGCCGCGCCTCCGCAGAAGCCTGAAGCCGCTCCACGTCTGGATGGGCAAAGCCATCTTGATCCTCAGCCTGACCTCGTGCATCAGCGGCATCACGGAGGAGCTGTTCTTCAACCT CGATGGAATCACTGGCAAATCTTACAGCTCACTGCCTGTGGAGGCAAAGTTTGCGAATgccctcggcctcctcctcgccaccTTCGTCTTGGTCGTCTTCGGCATCCTGTCCAATAAAAGCTGGCAGCGGCCGGAGACAGATGGGGAAACCGTCCCT ATCATGCTCAATGAAAACAGCACATGA